The Belonocnema kinseyi isolate 2016_QV_RU_SX_M_011 chromosome 10, B_treatae_v1, whole genome shotgun sequence genome has a window encoding:
- the LOC117181366 gene encoding triadin-like, with protein sequence MTEGGKSGNLFITDLKEKLLKNRTEEFAAKYVEKQVQKHLIQFYNESNQEKQKILKAEKQQLEKVRDQMYNLENDFCDTVWKFSREHDFGNFLINYPRVKKPPACDCDFYKENVNTIEKELEDNAEIQKVTREVDALRLEFETLSNAKNLEEEIKKASEELKYAPQEDPEIQRLIKVLQNSQQELEDLQSEIENIQKKDTLSEKLEIVFSPEVIKKKRKKNEKTSKHLKFVKKSPRVDKNLPLSFPNTIDNYLIIKGNKISPVIDKKWEESQIITGNENKDKSGIPDSWSLISADGFSITEIKNSIKDTYNFLESTKKLTVQELLSGNSKLPSREDLKKSKVFATIECPELNSMIKERKSMPRAFTPKKQSAISEKLLGKH encoded by the exons ATGACTGaag GAGGAAAATCTGGAAATCTATTCATAACagacttgaaagaaaaattattaaaaaatcgcaCAGAAGAATTTGCTGCAAAATACGTCGAAAAACAAGTTCAAAAACATTTGATACAATTTTACAATGAATCAAATCAAGAGAAGCAGAAAATCTTGAAAGCAGAAAAACAGCAATTG GAAAAAGTTAGAGACCAGATGTACAACTTGGAAAATGATTTTTGCGACACGGTTTGGAAATTTTCGAGGGAACacgattttggaaattttttgattaattatccAAGAGTAAAAAAACCGCCTGCATGtgattgtgatttttataaagaaaatgtgAACACAATTGAAAAgg AACTTGAAGATAAtgcagaaattcaaaaagttactcGTGAAGTTGATGCCTTGAGacttgaatttgaaactttatcaaatgctaaaaatttagaagaagaaataaaaaaagcatcTGAGGAATTAAAATATGCTCCGCAAGAAGATCCTGAAATTCAAag ATTGATTAAAGTTCTCCAAAATTCTCAACAAGAGTTAGAAGACCTGCAATCAGAAATCGAGAATATCCAAAAAAAAGATACGCTTTCAGAAAAATTGGAAATAGTCTTCAGCCCAGAAGTtataaagaagaaaagaaagaaaaatgaaaagacttcaaaacatttaaaattcgttaaaaaatctcCTCGAGTCGATAAAAATTTACCCTTGAGTTTCCCGAATACGATAGATAATTATTTGATcataaaaggaaataaaatatcTCCTGTAATAgataaaaaatgggaagaatcaCAAATAATAACCGGGAATGAAAATAAAGACAAATCTGGAATTCCCGATTCCTGGAGCTTAATAAGTGCAGATGGTTTTTCTATCACCGAAATCAAAAATTCTATCAAGGACACTTATAATTTTCTGGAAAGTACGAAAAAATTAACAGTTCAAGAATTACTTTCTGGAAATTCAAAATTACCAAGCAGGGAGGATTTGAAGAAATCTAAAGTATTTGCTACGATAGAATGTCCAGAGCTAAATTCTATG ATTAAAGAACGGAAATCGATGCCAAGGGCTTTCACCCCAAAAAAGCAAAGCGCAATTTCAGAAAAGCTGCTGGGAAAGCACTGA